The following coding sequences lie in one Treponema sp. OMZ 790 genomic window:
- a CDS encoding apolipoprotein A1/A4/E family protein: MKYYGLIMPSVFPTGVFIQDIKQTASSDESEGINTMTVTLTNQQKAHFNVKNGKQGSSAEATAQMEQHAKDYIAAELADQKAALEQAIETGKTDINNSAEQANTDLQQKVTQAEAELSALIQNKEQDFQGKVDEGKNYIDGQLSAASQGLQESINAKVTEAMATAESKLLSKVNTKFIEHYQKGYLQLPGMPSPLEDVSMHYEGYSWHEVNYDGNFFRSKGRNAKVFSSKKLTKEQIKNGDYIFQEDEQGDAIRNITGTFGTQGNDISNNADGAFYPKRRGHVDSGYSEATYWLNEVGLDFSKIEGLPTAEENRSRNLTFAFWVLIKNE, from the coding sequence ATGAAGTACTACGGGTTAATAATGCCGTCCGTCTTTCCGACGGGCGTGTTTATTCAAGACATCAAGCAGACGGCAAGTTCGGACGAAAGCGAAGGGATTAACACTATGACGGTAACCCTTACAAATCAGCAGAAAGCACATTTTAATGTTAAGAACGGAAAGCAGGGGTCAAGTGCAGAGGCGACCGCTCAAATGGAACAGCACGCAAAAGACTACATAGCCGCAGAACTCGCAGACCAAAAAGCAGCACTAGAACAGGCGATAGAGACAGGCAAGACCGACATTAACAACTCGGCAGAACAAGCCAACACCGATTTACAACAAAAGGTTACACAAGCAGAGGCGGAACTTTCGGCCTTAATTCAAAACAAAGAACAAGACTTCCAGGGCAAGGTCGATGAGGGCAAGAATTATATAGACGGGCAATTATCGGCAGCCTCGCAAGGTCTACAAGAGTCAATCAACGCTAAAGTTACTGAAGCTATGGCAACGGCAGAAAGCAAGCTGCTTTCAAAAGTAAATACAAAATTTATAGAACATTACCAAAAGGGCTATCTTCAACTCCCGGGAATGCCAAGCCCGCTTGAAGATGTATCGATGCATTATGAAGGCTATAGTTGGCACGAGGTCAACTATGACGGTAATTTTTTCCGGTCAAAAGGCCGGAATGCTAAGGTGTTTAGTTCTAAAAAATTGACAAAAGAACAAATCAAGAATGGGGATTATATCTTTCAAGAGGATGAGCAGGGCGATGCGATTAGGAATATCACAGGTACATTTGGCACACAAGGAAATGATATATCAAACAACGCTGACGGAGCCTTTTATCCTAAAAGGAGAGGTCATGTGGATAGTGGCTATTCAGAAGCAACCTATTGGTTGAATGAAGTAGGATTAGACTTTTCAAAGATAGAGGGTTTGCCAACAGCCGAAGAAAACCGCTCCCGCAACTTAACTTTCGCTTTTTGGGTTTTAATTAAAAATGAATAG
- a CDS encoding N-acetylmuramoyl-L-alanine amidase family protein, with the protein MTIKQHLLTPNTWSRSQHRIKEVLGIVMHWTANPRANAEQNRNYFESRKNGKDGYGSAHYIIGQDGTIIQCIPIEEVAYHCGSRKVDPASGKIYTDYARAKFKHYAENYKTNSPNYCTIGIELCPTDNEGHFTDATINAAIDLCADLCKRFNLKTEDITTHHAIVGWKGCPRLWVRQPELLEAFRASVTDYMTRSNS; encoded by the coding sequence ATGACAATCAAACAACACTTACTAACACCTAACACATGGAGCCGCTCCCAACATCGCATTAAAGAGGTACTAGGTATCGTAATGCACTGGACGGCTAATCCAAGAGCAAACGCAGAGCAAAATCGGAATTATTTTGAATCGAGAAAAAACGGCAAAGACGGCTACGGCTCGGCACATTACATCATCGGGCAAGACGGCACTATCATACAGTGTATACCGATAGAGGAAGTCGCCTATCATTGCGGAAGCAGGAAGGTAGACCCTGCAAGCGGAAAAATCTATACGGACTACGCAAGGGCAAAGTTTAAGCACTACGCCGAAAACTATAAAACGAACAGCCCGAACTATTGCACTATCGGGATTGAGCTATGTCCTACAGACAACGAGGGGCATTTTACGGACGCAACGATTAACGCCGCTATCGATCTTTGTGCAGATTTATGTAAACGCTTTAATCTTAAAACCGAAGACATCACAACACACCACGCAATCGTCGGATGGAAGGGCTGTCCCCGTTTATGGGTAAGACAGCCCGAATTACTTGAAGCGTTCCGAGCGAGCGTAACGGATTATATGACAAGGAGCAATTCATAA
- a CDS encoding phage minor capsid protein, with protein MLSPRYLEGLSDDIIEIYSQLESEILQDMARRIARLGKITETTRWQAQMLAEAGGLKKNIARILAKYDKAIIKQVTDTFTEALETNARNDNRIFKAMTGRTVSAPNAQAMLSTIQKCHSDLSRLTLTTAATTQQQFVREANRVYINVQSGAFDYNNAMKDAADELSKRGITTVQYDNGKPITRTIESAVRMNILTSINQTAANQTLNNAEELGVEKFEVTAHIGARPDHAAWQGKIYTRKQLYSICELGTATGLCGINCRHSFYPYFDGMEKHYTDKDLDELASEKVSYNGEELTRYDGEQKLRGIERKIRAYKRQALTQEAAGVDSTKARRKLGEWQAAARDFTKQTGIARDRAREYVGTATGKQPRGITPQVTHSFKQSTPINPVVSQKVADMNDKAATFYTATHSLNAFVTKAKFTQTMTPIQTAKVVEGRNLAGKLYVKRELKDINTVLKAQGFDGKPTVLSKADFLKAVDDDTFIGQRTYTAPNKEKLDEYIQMLRNGDFYVDCRTGGRAHGKGMYAAADYTKGKDLRRVIDEMAHYQKLGGILRGEEYTMTETLTISPTARIIDEGNIEEEFIYRFTQNLKQQGYTTRQINDKISAGRWRQRDPGVLAALMGYDVIRSVPSPRRADYMVILNRTKLILLGGE; from the coding sequence ATGCTATCCCCCCGATACCTTGAAGGATTATCCGACGATATTATCGAAATTTACTCGCAGCTTGAAAGTGAAATCCTACAGGATATGGCTCGGCGTATCGCAAGGCTAGGCAAAATAACCGAAACTACACGCTGGCAAGCTCAAATGCTAGCCGAAGCGGGAGGACTTAAAAAAAACATAGCCCGAATACTGGCAAAGTACGATAAGGCGATAATCAAACAAGTTACCGATACATTCACGGAAGCACTAGAAACGAACGCTCGAAACGATAACCGCATTTTTAAGGCAATGACAGGGCGGACGGTAAGTGCGCCTAACGCTCAAGCTATGCTATCGACAATCCAAAAATGCCATAGCGACCTATCAAGACTAACCTTAACAACAGCGGCAACAACACAACAGCAGTTTGTACGAGAGGCAAACAGGGTGTATATAAACGTTCAAAGCGGAGCCTTTGACTACAACAACGCTATGAAGGACGCAGCGGACGAATTAAGTAAGCGAGGAATTACCACCGTACAATACGATAACGGCAAACCTATCACACGCACAATAGAATCAGCCGTCCGCATGAACATATTAACCAGCATTAACCAAACGGCAGCCAATCAAACATTAAACAACGCCGAGGAGCTTGGAGTAGAAAAGTTTGAAGTTACAGCACACATTGGAGCAAGACCAGACCACGCAGCGTGGCAGGGTAAGATTTACACACGCAAGCAGCTATACAGCATTTGCGAGCTGGGAACGGCAACGGGGTTATGCGGGATTAACTGCCGTCATTCGTTCTATCCTTATTTTGACGGAATGGAAAAGCACTATACCGACAAAGACCTAGACGAATTAGCAAGCGAGAAAGTAAGCTACAACGGCGAGGAATTAACCCGCTACGACGGCGAGCAGAAACTACGGGGGATTGAGCGGAAGATAAGGGCGTATAAACGGCAAGCATTAACGCAAGAAGCAGCAGGGGTAGACAGCACGAAGGCAAGGCGGAAGCTAGGAGAATGGCAGGCGGCAGCTAGAGACTTCACGAAGCAGACAGGCATAGCAAGAGACCGAGCAAGAGAGTATGTCGGAACAGCAACGGGCAAGCAGCCAAGAGGAATAACACCGCAGGTTACACATTCATTCAAACAGTCTACACCAATAAACCCCGTCGTTTCTCAAAAAGTTGCAGATATGAACGACAAGGCCGCTACCTTCTACACGGCAACACATAGCCTTAATGCTTTTGTAACTAAGGCAAAATTCACGCAAACGATGACACCGATACAAACGGCTAAGGTAGTGGAAGGCAGAAACCTAGCAGGGAAACTATACGTAAAGCGAGAATTAAAAGACATCAACACGGTATTAAAGGCACAAGGCTTTGACGGTAAGCCTACAGTATTATCAAAAGCGGACTTTTTAAAAGCGGTAGATGATGACACCTTTATAGGCCAAAGGACATACACGGCTCCCAATAAAGAAAAACTTGATGAATACATCCAAATGTTACGAAACGGCGATTTTTATGTCGATTGCCGAACTGGAGGCCGAGCACACGGTAAAGGAATGTATGCAGCAGCAGATTATACGAAAGGCAAAGACTTACGCCGTGTAATCGATGAAATGGCACACTATCAGAAATTAGGCGGAATATTACGAGGCGAGGAGTATACGATGACGGAAACGCTGACAATATCGCCGACCGCTAGAATTATAGACGAAGGAAACATAGAAGAAGAATTTATTTATAGGTTTACGCAAAATCTAAAACAGCAAGGCTATACAACACGGCAGATAAATGATAAAATATCAGCTGGAAGGTGGAGGCAACGAGATCCGGGCGTACTAGCCGCTTTAATGGGTTATGATGTAATACGATCCGTACCAAGTCCTCGACGAGCTGATTATATGGTAATATTGAATAGAACTAAACTTATCTTACTAGGGGGAGAATAA
- a CDS encoding NlpC/P60 family protein, translating into MKYDDLLNIPFKKFGRDKKGFDCYGVVMECCKRAGTPLKDLYGGIVDLPADRVNDYISGGLNVREISGPKVGALVYSIYHGNTHVGYIVERGKVLHATIDKGVKISPLAAMRPIAYYEVVNESDNL; encoded by the coding sequence TTGAAATACGACGATTTATTAAACATTCCTTTTAAGAAATTCGGAAGAGACAAAAAAGGCTTTGACTGCTACGGAGTAGTTATGGAATGCTGCAAGCGGGCAGGTACACCCTTAAAGGATTTATACGGCGGTATTGTAGACCTCCCCGCCGATAGAGTAAACGACTATATAAGCGGAGGCTTGAATGTCAGAGAGATAAGCGGGCCGAAAGTCGGAGCGCTTGTCTATTCGATTTATCACGGAAACACACACGTAGGTTACATAGTCGAGCGAGGCAAAGTCTTACACGCAACAATAGACAAGGGCGTTAAAATCTCCCCCTTAGCAGCTATGCGGCCGATTGCTTATTATGAGGTAGTGAATGAAAGCGACAATTTATAA